From Proteiniborus sp. MB09-C3, the proteins below share one genomic window:
- a CDS encoding Tex family protein: protein MNIISRLTEEFKLKKFQVENTVNLIDEGNTIPFIARYRKEQTGELSDVILRDLYERLIYLRNLEGRQNEVIRLIEEQGKLTAELKKEILSSETLQRIEDLYRPYKPKRRTRATIAKEKGLEPLAEIIMSQNINQGSLDEIAAPFIDAEKEVNTVEEAYQGAMDIIAEVVSDNAEFREIIRKIVFDKGIVITSASDDKADSVYEMYYDYKEPVKVIANHRILAINRGEKEKFLKVKIESPDDEIIDVLKSRVVNNDKAITTSYLISSIEDGYKRLISPSIEREIRNTLTEKAEEQAIKVFGVNLKPLLMQAPVKGKVVMGFDPAFRTGCKIAVVDETGKLLDFTTVYPTEPQNKVEEARKELINLINKYNVDIIAIGNGTASRESETIVAEMLRDLDRKVYYTIVSEAGASVYSASKVANEEYPDINVSIRGAISIGKRLQDPLAELVKIDPKSVGVGQYQHDINQGRLDETLKGVVEDCVNNVGVDLNTASISLLSYVSGVSSSVAKNIVGFREEKGKFNNRKELLKVKRLGEATFVQCAGFLRISDGDNPLDNTAVHPESYDVALALIEKLGFSTDDIKAGKLKQIDSIINEKNIIKFAEELQIGVPTLRDIIKELKKPARDPREEMPKPIFRTDVLKMEDLKPDMILTGTVRNVVDFGAFVDIGVKQDGLVHISHLSNKFVKNPMEVVSVGDIVNVKILDVDVEKGRISLSMKEV, encoded by the coding sequence TTGAATATAATTTCTAGATTGACAGAAGAATTTAAGCTGAAAAAATTTCAGGTGGAAAACACAGTAAATCTTATAGATGAAGGTAATACAATACCCTTTATTGCCAGATATAGAAAAGAGCAGACTGGAGAGTTAAGCGATGTTATCTTAAGAGATCTGTATGAAAGACTTATTTACTTAAGAAACCTTGAGGGCAGGCAAAATGAGGTAATAAGGTTAATTGAGGAGCAGGGAAAGCTGACAGCAGAATTAAAGAAAGAAATATTATCTTCTGAAACCCTCCAAAGAATAGAGGATTTATACAGGCCATATAAACCTAAGAGAAGGACCAGAGCTACAATAGCTAAGGAAAAAGGATTAGAGCCATTGGCAGAGATAATAATGTCTCAAAATATTAATCAAGGAAGCTTAGATGAAATAGCAGCTCCATTTATAGACGCAGAAAAAGAAGTTAATACAGTAGAAGAGGCTTATCAAGGAGCAATGGATATAATAGCAGAAGTAGTATCTGACAACGCCGAGTTTAGAGAAATAATTAGAAAGATAGTATTTGATAAGGGTATAGTTATTACCTCTGCATCAGATGATAAGGCTGATTCTGTATATGAAATGTACTATGACTATAAGGAGCCAGTGAAAGTAATTGCAAATCATAGGATATTAGCCATCAATAGAGGAGAAAAGGAAAAGTTTCTAAAGGTTAAGATAGAGAGTCCAGATGACGAAATAATAGATGTTTTGAAATCCAGGGTAGTAAATAATGATAAAGCAATAACTACTTCATATTTGATTTCAAGTATTGAAGACGGATATAAAAGGCTTATTTCACCTTCAATTGAAAGAGAAATAAGAAATACACTTACAGAAAAGGCAGAAGAACAAGCCATAAAAGTCTTTGGAGTAAATTTAAAGCCTCTTTTAATGCAGGCGCCAGTAAAAGGTAAGGTAGTCATGGGATTTGACCCTGCTTTTAGAACTGGATGCAAGATTGCAGTAGTGGACGAAACAGGAAAACTTTTAGATTTCACTACTGTTTATCCTACAGAGCCTCAGAACAAGGTAGAAGAAGCAAGAAAAGAGCTTATTAATCTCATCAACAAATACAATGTAGATATTATCGCCATTGGTAATGGTACAGCATCCAGAGAATCAGAAACCATAGTAGCAGAAATGCTAAGAGACCTTGACAGAAAGGTATACTACACTATTGTCAGCGAAGCGGGGGCATCTGTGTATTCAGCTTCTAAGGTTGCAAATGAAGAGTATCCTGATATAAATGTTTCCATAAGAGGTGCTATTTCTATAGGAAAGAGACTTCAGGATCCTTTAGCAGAGCTAGTAAAGATAGATCCCAAAAGTGTTGGAGTAGGACAGTATCAGCATGATATAAATCAAGGAAGATTGGACGAGACTCTTAAAGGAGTTGTAGAGGATTGTGTAAACAATGTAGGAGTTGATTTGAATACTGCTTCTATATCACTGCTCAGCTACGTTTCAGGAGTTTCTTCAAGTGTTGCAAAGAATATAGTAGGCTTTAGAGAAGAAAAGGGCAAATTCAATAATAGAAAGGAGTTACTTAAGGTAAAAAGATTAGGGGAAGCAACATTTGTTCAATGTGCAGGTTTTTTAAGGATATCTGATGGTGACAATCCTTTAGACAATACAGCTGTTCATCCAGAGTCTTATGATGTGGCATTGGCTCTTATTGAAAAGCTGGGATTTTCTACAGATGATATTAAAGCAGGCAAGCTTAAGCAGATAGATTCTATTATAAATGAAAAAAATATTATAAAGTTTGCAGAGGAGCTTCAGATAGGAGTTCCAACTCTGAGAGATATTATTAAAGAGTTAAAAAAACCAGCAAGAGACCCTAGAGAAGAAATGCCTAAACCAATTTTTAGGACTGATGTACTAAAGATGGAAGATTTAAAGCCTGATATGATACTTACAGGGACAGTAAGAAATGTAGTAGATTTTGGAGCCTTTGTTGACATTGGAGTAAAGCAGGATGGTTTAGTCCATATTTCTCATTTATCTAACAAATTTGTGAAGAATCCAATGGAGGTAGTTTCTGTAGGAGACATTGTAAATGTGAAAATACTTGATGTAGATGTTGAAAAGGGGAGAATATCTCTTAGCATGAAAGAGGTGTAA
- a CDS encoding methyl-accepting chemotaxis protein: protein MKKEKDNIFSNKGVFKKNKSKKLQEVNHKNVTTNEKKLFSKNENRINDFKTKRRIGNQISRVVLILAIVPLLFVGIINYYIETKRNTENIEISNLNMAKSISNQVEAQINGLFDMLKSLYLTNDFLNIDSYTLKGIPIKIASEYDSINAIQIYDSKGNQILSSKNTKTDINVAGEEWFKKALEEERYVSDSYIEDATPEIIISMPIKNRSGSLKGVIAANISLKNLSSIAEEFKTGETGNTYIVDRNGVMIVHIDYRNKVFKSFNAKEAGIEGVLKVLEGNSDVSTYKNENNETVIGAYSYMPSTGFGIIVEQNKAEITKSAVVNFTITLAVTLIAVLIIILLTSIIARKFSAPIVNLVHVVDEIGNGDLTKRAKVDSHNEIGKLQQEFNKMVDSLYNIISNVNKAIANFKINVDNLNQSVKLTVGASTEITRVVDQVASGAEDQLKNVEDTIGLVEGIAKNVKNVDDNAHGILMATSEASHIAKDGSKDVESTRASMYSIASKVKESAEQIATLNGRTKEIGNIITFIDNISKQTNLLALNAAIEAARAGEYGRGFTVVAEEVRNLAVQTSDASNNIVNLISQIQEDMDRVSKSMEEGIVEVDKGSFAIEKTISSFEKIADETDKVFKGVEDFAVVVEELSDNMHKIEGSIAQVSAVSQQTAAGTQTIMASTEEQQSAIHQINQAIEELNQMTDNLNEMIKGFKIN, encoded by the coding sequence ATGAAAAAGGAAAAAGATAATATTTTTTCTAATAAGGGGGTCTTTAAAAAAAATAAAAGTAAAAAATTACAAGAAGTAAATCATAAGAATGTAACCACGAACGAGAAAAAACTGTTCTCAAAAAATGAAAACAGGATAAATGACTTCAAGACGAAGAGAAGGATAGGAAATCAGATATCTAGAGTAGTATTAATTCTTGCAATTGTACCATTGTTATTTGTCGGAATAATAAATTATTATATAGAGACTAAAAGAAATACAGAAAATATTGAGATCTCAAATTTAAATATGGCTAAATCCATATCTAATCAAGTCGAAGCACAAATTAATGGATTGTTTGATATGCTAAAGTCATTGTATTTAACTAATGATTTCTTAAATATAGATTCATATACGTTAAAAGGGATCCCCATTAAAATAGCTAGCGAATATGATAGCATAAATGCTATTCAAATATATGATTCAAAAGGAAACCAGATTTTATCAAGTAAAAACACAAAAACTGATATAAATGTTGCAGGTGAAGAATGGTTTAAAAAGGCTTTAGAAGAGGAAAGATATGTTTCTGATTCATATATAGAAGATGCAACACCAGAAATAATAATTTCTATGCCAATAAAAAATAGATCAGGTAGTTTGAAGGGAGTTATTGCTGCAAATATAAGCCTAAAGAACCTATCTTCTATAGCAGAGGAATTTAAAACTGGTGAAACAGGCAATACTTATATAGTAGATAGAAACGGAGTTATGATTGTACATATTGATTATAGAAATAAGGTATTTAAATCTTTTAATGCTAAGGAAGCAGGGATAGAAGGCGTACTTAAAGTACTAGAGGGGAATTCAGATGTAAGTACATATAAGAATGAAAATAATGAAACTGTAATAGGAGCATATAGCTATATGCCTTCGACAGGTTTTGGAATAATTGTAGAGCAAAACAAGGCTGAGATAACTAAATCAGCAGTTGTAAACTTTACAATAACTTTAGCAGTGACTTTAATAGCAGTACTTATCATTATACTTTTAACCTCAATCATTGCAAGAAAATTTTCTGCTCCTATAGTAAATCTTGTCCACGTAGTAGATGAAATAGGAAATGGAGATTTGACAAAAAGAGCAAAGGTTGACTCCCATAATGAAATAGGTAAGCTGCAACAGGAATTTAACAAAATGGTAGATTCGTTATATAATATTATATCTAATGTAAACAAAGCCATAGCTAATTTCAAAATAAATGTAGACAACTTAAATCAGAGTGTCAAGTTAACTGTGGGAGCCTCTACTGAAATAACTAGAGTAGTAGATCAGGTTGCTTCTGGGGCAGAGGATCAATTAAAAAATGTAGAGGATACTATAGGCCTAGTAGAAGGAATAGCTAAAAATGTAAAAAACGTAGATGATAATGCTCATGGGATTTTAATGGCAACAAGCGAGGCTTCTCACATAGCAAAAGACGGCTCAAAGGATGTTGAGAGTACAAGAGCTTCAATGTACTCGATAGCTTCAAAGGTAAAGGAATCAGCTGAGCAAATTGCTACCTTAAATGGCCGAACTAAAGAAATAGGTAATATCATAACATTTATAGATAATATTTCAAAACAGACTAATCTTCTTGCATTGAATGCAGCTATTGAGGCTGCTAGAGCAGGTGAATATGGCAGAGGCTTTACAGTGGTAGCAGAAGAAGTAAGAAATCTAGCAGTACAAACTAGTGATGCTTCAAATAATATAGTAAATCTCATTAGCCAAATACAAGAAGATATGGATAGAGTATCTAAATCTATGGAGGAAGGAATTGTAGAGGTTGATAAAGGTAGCTTTGCAATAGAGAAGACAATAAGTTCCTTTGAAAAAATAGCAGATGAAACTGATAAGGTATTTAAAGGTGTAGAGGATTTTGCCGTAGTAGTTGAAGAGCTATCGGACAACATGCATAAAATCGAAGGCTCTATAGCACAGGTAAGTGCAGTATCACAGCAGACGGCGGCGGGAACACAGACTATTATGGCAAGTACTGAAGAACAGCAATCTGCTATTCACCAGATTAATCAGGCTATAGAAGAGCTTAATCAAATGACAGATAATCTAAATGAAATGATAAAGGGATTTAAGATTAATTAG
- the prfB gene encoding peptide chain release factor 2 (programmed frameshift), protein MVEFEIYKERISKLREELAEVGVSLDLESLRETVKKLEEKTYESDFWGDVQQAQKTMQEITFIKDKISEYEEISTELEDVEVLLQLLEEEEDIATENDLRKGTESVEEKIENLKIKTLLSGEYDKNGAILSIHAGAGGLEAQDWAEMLLRMYKRWSERKDYSTEILDILSDTEGGIKSVTLSIRGINAYGYLKSEKGVHRLVRISPFDSSGRRHTSFASVDVFPELDENMEIDINPNDLKIDTYRSGGAGGQHVNTTDSAIRITHIPTGIVVQCQNERSQHSNKATAMRMLMAKLIEIKELEQKEKIEDIQGQYNQIGWGSQIRSYVFHPYSLVKDHRTNAETGNISSVMDGSLDMFMNEYLKCKAK, encoded by the exons TTGGTAGAATTTGAGATATATAAAGAGCGAATATCTAAACTAAGAGAGGAATTAGCAGAGGTCGGTGTTTCTCTT GACTTAGAAAGTCTTAGAGAAACAGTAAAAAAACTAGAAGAAAAGACCTATGAGTCAGACTTCTGGGGAGATGTACAGCAGGCTCAGAAGACAATGCAGGAAATTACCTTTATAAAAGATAAAATAAGTGAATATGAAGAAATATCAACAGAACTAGAAGACGTAGAAGTACTTCTTCAGCTTTTAGAAGAAGAAGAGGATATTGCAACTGAGAATGACTTACGAAAAGGTACAGAATCCGTTGAAGAAAAGATTGAAAATCTGAAAATAAAGACATTGCTTAGTGGTGAGTATGATAAAAATGGTGCAATACTGTCTATTCATGCAGGAGCAGGTGGTTTAGAAGCTCAGGATTGGGCAGAGATGCTTTTAAGAATGTACAAGAGATGGTCTGAAAGAAAAGACTACTCCACAGAAATTCTGGATATTCTCTCTGATACAGAAGGAGGAATAAAAAGTGTAACTCTTTCAATAAGAGGAATAAATGCCTATGGATACCTTAAATCAGAAAAGGGTGTTCATAGACTAGTTAGGATTTCACCCTTTGATTCATCAGGTAGAAGACATACATCATTTGCATCTGTAGATGTATTTCCAGAGCTAGACGAAAATATGGAAATAGACATTAATCCGAATGATTTAAAAATAGACACATATAGATCAGGAGGAGCCGGAGGGCAGCACGTAAATACCACCGACTCAGCCATAAGGATTACACATATTCCTACTGGTATAGTAGTTCAATGTCAAAATGAAAGATCTCAGCACAGTAACAAGGCTACAGCCATGAGAATGCTTATGGCAAAGCTAATTGAAATTAAAGAGCTTGAGCAAAAAGAGAAAATAGAAGATATTCAAGGACAGTATAATCAAATAGGCTGGGGCTCTCAAATAAGATCATATGTATTTCATCCATACAGCCTAGTCAAGGACCATAGAACAAATGCAGAAACAGGCAATATATCAAGTGTAATGGATGGAAGCTTAGATATGTTTATGAACGAATATTTAAAATGCAAAGCAAAATAG
- the secA gene encoding preprotein translocase subunit SecA yields the protein MKRFFEKFFGTHSEREIKRIEPIVEQIEELDEKMQKLTDDELKAKTQEFKNRLNDGEELDNILPEAFATVREAAHRVLGTKHYRAQLIGGIVLHQGRIAEMKTGEGKTLAATLPAYLNALTGKGVHVVTVNDYLAQRDRDWMGKVYEFLGLSVGCILHDIDNTARRAAYNCDITYGTNNEYGFDYLRDNMVIYKHEMVQRELNFAIVDEVDSILIDEARTPLIISGEGDKSTKLYYAANAFVQTLKGRIIDPNEEKVSKLDREYKEETVDFVVDEKSRNVTITEKGVAKAERAFGIENLADPSNMELSHHINQALKANNLMKRDIDYVVKDGEVIIVDEFTGRLMFGRRYSEGLHQAIEAKENLDVRRESKTLATITFQNYFRMYKKLSGMTGTAKTEEEEFREIYNVDVIEIPTNKPVVRSDYPDSVYKNEEFKFKAVVDEIKEKNSKGQPVLVGTISIERSELLSKMLKKEGIKHEVLNAKHHEREAEIVAQAGRFGVVTIATNMAGRGTDIVLGGNPEFIAKSEMKKKGYTEEMISVVDSFADTDDQEILEARKVYRELLEDAKKSTTLENEKVIQAGGLHIIGTERHESRRIDNQLRGRAGRQGDPGSSRFYVSLEDDLMRLFGSDKIKGMIETLGMPDDEPLEHNLLSKSIEGAQRRIEGRNFGIRKHVLQYDDVMNKQREVIYAERRKVLEGENLREYILSMAEGIIDSAIATSTEGLKYPEEWDLNGLLDNISGYMPIKGMVTFEKPEELTKESLKDILVDTVTGLYENKEKEIGEEVIRDIERVILLRIVDTKWMDHIDAMDQLKQGIGLRAMGNEDPVIAYQVEGFDMFEEMTKSIQEDTVKALYHLERPEKVERERVAKVTGASHGESEKKAKPVVKGEKIGRNDPCPCGSGKKYKKCCGQNE from the coding sequence ATGAAGAGGTTTTTCGAGAAATTTTTTGGTACTCACAGTGAGAGAGAGATAAAAAGAATAGAGCCTATAGTAGAACAAATCGAAGAATTAGATGAAAAGATGCAAAAGCTTACTGATGACGAATTAAAGGCGAAAACACAGGAATTTAAGAATAGATTAAATGACGGCGAAGAATTAGACAATATATTACCAGAGGCATTTGCCACAGTTAGGGAAGCAGCCCATAGGGTTTTAGGCACGAAGCATTATAGAGCGCAGTTAATAGGAGGAATTGTTCTCCACCAAGGAAGAATAGCTGAGATGAAAACAGGTGAAGGTAAGACACTTGCTGCAACATTACCTGCTTATCTGAATGCACTTACTGGAAAGGGAGTTCATGTTGTTACAGTAAACGATTATCTTGCTCAAAGAGATAGGGATTGGATGGGTAAGGTATATGAATTTTTAGGCTTATCTGTAGGATGCATATTACATGATATAGACAATACTGCAAGAAGAGCAGCCTACAACTGTGATATTACTTATGGTACTAACAATGAATATGGATTCGATTATCTAAGAGATAATATGGTTATATATAAGCATGAAATGGTTCAAAGAGAGCTAAATTTTGCAATAGTTGACGAGGTAGATAGTATATTAATTGACGAAGCAAGAACACCTCTTATCATATCTGGTGAAGGTGACAAATCGACCAAGCTTTATTATGCTGCCAATGCTTTTGTACAGACTCTAAAAGGGAGAATAATAGACCCTAATGAAGAAAAGGTAAGCAAATTAGATAGAGAATATAAGGAAGAAACAGTAGACTTTGTTGTTGACGAAAAATCTAGAAATGTAACTATTACTGAGAAGGGGGTAGCAAAGGCAGAAAGAGCCTTTGGCATAGAGAATCTAGCTGACCCTTCAAATATGGAATTATCTCACCATATCAATCAAGCGTTAAAGGCTAATAACTTAATGAAGAGAGATATAGATTATGTAGTTAAAGATGGGGAAGTCATTATAGTAGACGAGTTTACCGGAAGACTTATGTTTGGTAGAAGATATAGTGAAGGACTTCATCAAGCCATAGAAGCTAAGGAAAACCTTGATGTAAGGAGAGAATCAAAAACACTTGCAACTATTACATTCCAAAATTACTTTAGAATGTATAAAAAGCTTTCAGGTATGACAGGTACTGCAAAAACTGAGGAAGAGGAATTTAGGGAAATATATAATGTGGACGTTATAGAGATTCCAACTAATAAACCAGTTGTTAGAAGCGATTATCCTGATTCTGTATATAAAAATGAAGAGTTTAAGTTTAAAGCAGTAGTAGATGAAATAAAAGAGAAAAATAGCAAGGGGCAGCCAGTTCTTGTAGGTACTATTTCAATTGAAAGATCTGAATTATTAAGTAAAATGCTTAAAAAAGAAGGAATAAAGCATGAGGTTTTAAATGCTAAGCATCATGAGAGAGAAGCCGAAATAGTAGCACAAGCAGGTAGATTTGGCGTTGTGACCATAGCTACCAATATGGCTGGTCGTGGTACTGACATAGTGCTTGGAGGAAATCCTGAGTTTATAGCAAAGAGTGAAATGAAGAAAAAAGGATATACAGAAGAGATGATTTCTGTAGTAGATAGCTTTGCAGACACTGATGATCAGGAGATACTTGAAGCAAGAAAAGTCTATAGAGAATTATTAGAGGATGCTAAAAAAAGTACAACCTTAGAGAATGAAAAGGTAATACAGGCAGGAGGACTCCATATAATCGGCACAGAAAGACACGAGTCTAGACGTATAGATAATCAGCTTAGAGGTCGTGCTGGACGTCAAGGAGACCCTGGTTCATCGAGATTTTATGTATCACTAGAAGATGATTTGATGAGGCTATTTGGCAGTGATAAAATTAAAGGAATGATAGAAACCCTTGGTATGCCAGATGATGAGCCATTAGAACATAATCTTCTATCAAAATCCATAGAAGGTGCTCAAAGAAGAATAGAAGGCCGCAACTTTGGCATCAGAAAGCATGTTCTTCAATATGACGATGTCATGAATAAGCAAAGAGAGGTAATCTACGCTGAAAGAAGAAAGGTTCTTGAAGGAGAAAACCTGAGAGAATATATACTTTCAATGGCTGAGGGTATAATTGACAGTGCCATAGCAACCTCTACTGAAGGTTTGAAATATCCAGAAGAGTGGGATCTAAACGGACTTTTAGATAATATTTCAGGATATATGCCTATAAAGGGAATGGTAACATTTGAAAAACCTGAGGAGCTTACAAAAGAAAGTCTAAAGGATATATTAGTAGATACTGTTACTGGATTATATGAAAACAAAGAAAAAGAAATTGGAGAAGAAGTTATAAGAGATATTGAAAGAGTCATATTACTCAGAATAGTCGATACAAAATGGATGGATCACATTGACGCAATGGATCAGTTAAAACAAGGTATAGGCTTAAGAGCAATGGGTAATGAGGACCCTGTAATAGCTTATCAGGTAGAAGGCTTTGATATGTTTGAAGAAATGACTAAGAGCATTCAAGAAGATACTGTAAAAGCATTGTACCATCTTGAAAGACCTGAAAAGGTTGAAAGAGAAAGAGTAGCTAAGGTGACAGGAGCAAGTCACGGCGAATCAGAGAAAAAGGCTAAACCCGTAGTAAAAGGCGAAAAAATAGGCAGAAATGACCCCTGTCCATGTGGCAGCGGTAAAAAGTACAAAAAATGCTGTGGACAGAATGAATAA
- a CDS encoding DUF5317 domain-containing protein, which translates to MLLESMIVAIFFGKIRGGKFSRLSKLEFKKIWIFILALIIQVGVILFGVSGNKFVLKYIREINILSYVFLFLGIIINIKQRTLTIILFGMLMNVFVMFSNGWRTPVSIDGLMLAGYSELADLTLSGKLAFYIPLDEASKYGLLGKIITVPPPYFFPQILSIGDIFISLGLFLFIQSVMTDEGFDKTSMVRFNYKSRI; encoded by the coding sequence TTGCTTTTAGAAAGCATGATTGTGGCGATCTTCTTTGGCAAGATAAGAGGAGGAAAGTTTTCTAGACTGTCGAAATTAGAATTTAAAAAAATTTGGATTTTTATTTTAGCGTTGATTATTCAAGTAGGAGTGATATTATTTGGTGTCAGTGGAAATAAGTTTGTTCTTAAGTATATAAGAGAGATCAATATACTTTCCTACGTTTTTCTATTTCTAGGTATTATAATAAATATAAAACAAAGGACCCTTACTATAATATTATTTGGGATGTTAATGAATGTTTTTGTAATGTTTTCTAACGGATGGAGAACACCTGTATCTATTGATGGACTAATGTTAGCGGGATATTCAGAATTGGCAGACTTGACTTTATCGGGAAAACTTGCTTTTTATATACCTTTAGATGAGGCTTCAAAGTACGGACTTTTAGGTAAAATAATCACCGTTCCACCACCTTATTTTTTTCCACAGATTCTTAGTATAGGAGACATTTTTATATCCTTAGGATTGTTTTTATTCATACAGAGCGTTATGACTGATGAGGGCTTTGACAAGACTAGCATGGTTAGGTTCAATTATAAAAGCAGGATTTAA
- the raiA gene encoding ribosome-associated translation inhibitor RaiA: MKITISGKNMVVTDALRDVIEKKMGKLDKYFYEDVPVYITLSVEKNRQIIEVTIPFSGAIIRAEESTDDMYQSIDRVVDVLERQVRKHKTKLQKKNKGLETIRFENVQALPAGENGKEASIVRTKRFAMKPMDAEEAVLQMELLRHAFYVFRNAESDEVNIVYRRKDGNYGLIEPEY; encoded by the coding sequence ATGAAAATTACTATCAGTGGCAAAAACATGGTGGTAACAGATGCTTTAAGAGATGTAATAGAAAAAAAGATGGGTAAGCTAGATAAGTATTTTTATGAAGACGTTCCAGTTTACATTACGCTAAGTGTTGAGAAGAATAGGCAGATTATTGAAGTTACAATTCCTTTTTCAGGTGCTATTATTAGGGCAGAAGAGTCTACTGATGACATGTATCAATCAATAGACAGGGTTGTTGATGTTTTAGAAAGACAAGTAAGAAAGCATAAGACAAAGCTTCAAAAGAAAAATAAGGGACTTGAAACTATTAGATTTGAAAACGTTCAGGCACTTCCAGCAGGGGAAAATGGAAAAGAGGCTAGTATAGTAAGAACAAAGAGATTTGCAATGAAGCCTATGGATGCTGAGGAAGCAGTGCTGCAAATGGAATTACTTAGACATGCTTTTTATGTATTTAGAAATGCTGAGTCAGATGAGGTAAATATAGTATATAGAAGAAAAGATGGAAATTATGGATTGATTGAACCAGAATACTAA
- a CDS encoding aromatic acid exporter family protein, producing MKIGMRTIKTSIAVTIGITLAYILKLNSPFFVGVAAIIAMQGNLVDSYRMGRDRVLGTILGAAVGLLGSFISIGNPIIIGIGIIIIISLCNKLGWSKSISIATIVFISIIISVEKGQELSYSLNRILDTIVGIIVAVIVNFVISPPLAKDKIYSESLNIIDEFSRALKAIIIKEEPGKKKEHLADIEDKLDVIDKEYPILIKEINIKLYKRSLGDVNLQHSRILLKKLYYNLNLLAEMGSGFNLSPENSSIVNNKYNLNIVGTDNLTDLDIVYNYHLKTSLGVLQELRGMFKL from the coding sequence TTGAAAATAGGAATGAGAACAATTAAAACATCAATCGCTGTAACAATAGGCATCACTTTAGCTTATATACTTAAGCTTAACTCTCCATTTTTTGTAGGGGTTGCAGCAATAATAGCCATGCAGGGTAACTTGGTAGATTCATATAGAATGGGAAGAGACAGAGTTCTAGGAACCATTTTAGGTGCAGCAGTTGGCCTTCTAGGCTCTTTTATATCCATAGGAAATCCTATAATTATCGGTATAGGTATAATAATAATAATATCTCTTTGTAACAAGCTGGGATGGAGTAAGTCCATATCTATAGCCACAATAGTATTTATTTCAATAATCATAAGTGTGGAAAAAGGTCAGGAGCTATCTTATAGCTTAAATCGAATTCTAGATACTATAGTAGGAATTATTGTAGCTGTTATAGTTAACTTTGTAATCTCCCCTCCCTTAGCTAAGGACAAAATATATTCAGAATCCTTAAATATAATTGATGAATTTTCACGAGCTTTAAAAGCAATCATCATAAAAGAAGAACCTGGAAAGAAAAAAGAACATCTAGCAGATATCGAAGACAAGCTTGATGTAATAGATAAGGAGTATCCAATTTTAATAAAGGAAATAAATATTAAGCTTTATAAGAGAAGTTTAGGTGATGTGAACCTTCAGCATTCAAGAATCCTGCTAAAGAAACTTTACTACAATTTAAACTTATTAGCAGAAATGGGATCAGGTTTTAATTTAAGCCCCGAAAATTCTAGTATTGTAAATAATAAGTACAACTTAAATATAGTAGGAACTGATAACTTGACTGATTTAGATATTGTGTATAATTATCACTTGAAAACCTCACTAGGCGTGCTTCAAGAGCTTAGGGGTATGTTTAAACTATAG
- the flgN gene encoding flagellar export chaperone FlgN, producing MVENIISEMIELIEKKLISLKHILGLKPKQKEAIEEENMEGIESAIDGIQSQINIVNEIDSMYMLKLNELKSYTDIEDIAQLNDIKYPRAIILKDKLAEIKSLLQQIKVLDDDNNLLMSEKFAETKERLKNLRQGQKMAKGYFVEHSGTMFIDERN from the coding sequence ATGGTAGAGAATATCATAAGCGAAATGATAGAATTAATTGAAAAAAAGCTTATAAGTCTAAAACATATTTTGGGCTTAAAGCCAAAGCAAAAAGAAGCAATTGAAGAAGAAAATATGGAAGGCATAGAATCAGCTATTGATGGGATACAAAGCCAAATTAATATAGTAAATGAAATAGATTCTATGTATATGTTAAAGCTAAATGAATTAAAATCATACACTGATATAGAAGATATAGCTCAGTTAAATGATATAAAATATCCTAGAGCCATAATCCTAAAGGATAAATTAGCTGAAATAAAGTCTTTACTACAGCAAATTAAAGTTCTTGATGATGATAATAATCTTCTGATGAGCGAAAAATTTGCAGAAACAAAAGAAAGGCTGAAAAACCTTAGACAAGGTCAAAAAATGGCGAAGGGTTATTTTGTAGAGCATAGCGGAACCATGTTTATAGATGAAAGAAATTAA